Genomic segment of Benincasa hispida cultivar B227 chromosome 1, ASM972705v1, whole genome shotgun sequence:
CATTTAAAATTTCTATGAAAATATGTTAGAATCTTGATTCTCAATTTAAAGCTTTCAAGTagcataatatatatgtaagaaaaaaaaaatgaaacaatgtGAACAAAACTTTTTGCTTGTTCAGGCAAAATGTTCCTTCATTGTTTTTTTGTTGAGATATTTAGACCTCAATTTATgtattatgtatatatttagGCTATAGTTAGAAAATTTGGATATTGTCTTATCTATAATTTTCTATGTAAATCTCAAATTAAGATAGAAAATattcattcaaatattatttccaCATTTTAACAAGGAGAGAATCTAATGATCAATTGTATGTATGCtttatgttttccatgtttatttttatttaaaagaaaggaTAGACATGTTGGGATGGAAGTCATTTTTATGTAatgatttctttttccttttttatttttaaaaaatattattttgattaattgcTTCTATTTCAACAtacttaaataaattaaaatttagtgcAAAATCTCGATGGTATAAGCTACTATATTTTTCAGAATGAGTATATCgtgtatttaaaataattttgaagtaaattttgaaatttaaaattaatagcgATAAAAAAAATAGGGAAACTTAATTTACTATAATTATTTTAACACTAAATACATCAAATgagtaattaataaaaaaaaattaaggttaaaagTGTGAATTTAAAATCCAATGACTAAATTCAAACCAAATTCTGAACTTAAAAGATAAGGCCATGTTcggtaattatttgattttttgtttttaatttttgaaagttaagcctACAAACATCCTTTCTACTtttagttttcttgttttgttatccACTCTATAGGAATGTTTTTaaaaccaagctaaattttttaaaactaaaatggtagtttttagaaacttgtttttgtttttagattttggttaataattcaactctcttacttaagaaagatattCATCATTGtatcaaaatgaaataatatcagcttaatcttcaaaaatcaaaaacaaaaaacaaaaaacaaaatagttatcaaaaagGGTCATtggtaatattttgaaatcaagagatcaaatagaaactaaacccAAAACCTATAACCAAATAGGTATCTTTcccaataattttttctttttttctttttgaaaaaaatcataaaattgacCTACTTCATCAACAATATTTTACATGTTCTAAACTTTagttatatttcataattaaatttttaattttttttttttggataattttaacCTTGTAGTTCTTTCTCCAAATGTCttcattaatttgtaattaaaatattaaaaacaattcaaaacgtttttagtaataattatttgaaaatttttctttaaataattgATTTCATTATATATTATCATTAATTGTATATCTtcatttaatgattttttattaaCGGTATATATCCCTTACTTTTAGGATAATGTTTGCACtctcatattaaatttttatattattttataatgaaaatattttttaaaattcaaactgAATTTAGTATTTATTAAATTCGGtttatattacattaataatCTCCTTGATTTTAtgagttttttcttttgaagaataATTTTCCAATTAATGACAATAGTCAAACAAAAAATctctaacaaaataaaaaaggcaattttgaaatttgtaaaaaGTTAAAACGTGTTTGCTATAATTGAaatgctttttttttctatttttacaaatattttcatCGAATTTACAACACAATACAAAACCCCTAAAAATTATGACCTTTgcaaaaagaaatatatttattaataataaaataataggtaaaattataaaaatgataaatgtgAACGTGgaataaaaattaaaccattTTTCTGTTTGGATTATCATTTTTGTAAATTTACGACTTCTCTTCAAGCTAAGTGGCTCCCTGAATAATTAGCACAACATTTagaaaatattcaattttagcCCCCTCTCTTTAACACGATATATGTTAGATCATACCTTCAACttctataataaaaattaaaaagtgcaTGTCAATTATTTAGTTAAGCTCATTTTGGTAGGATCTGTTAAATAATTTGTTTCTTCCtttctcatcttcttctcttgtctcctatctttttctttcgctcttaaaggaaaattatttcaaatggtaaaattgttaaaaatatttacaacatatgataaaattttagaactatcaatgatagacgttgataaatattgataaacttctatcagtgtttatcaatgTCACTAATAGACACGGATAgaatatcattgataattctaaaattttgttatattttataaatattttagttcattactctatatttaaaatcagttcgctcctagataataaataaataaataaaaggtacATTTAAAATATCAAACGGTTGTGATGATTTTCTCCGAGTTTTCTAACCCCAACCCGTACATTAAGCTATTTGGGATATATTCATTGGATAAAAATAATCTATattcctaaagataataaaataagtttcaaCCAATTATTTTGCatgtaaaaactaaaaaaagattaaataaatttGTATCACTTTTTCTATCCTAATGAAGGTTAAATTTGTTATAGCAAAAGAGAGTCTAATTCAAATGACACGTGTTAGTAATTAAGAGATTTGTGGTTAGCCAATATAAAAAATTGACCCCTTTCTATTATCATGTAATTGGGTGGAGTGGGTCTCACTGGTTAAATATACATGTCTCTTAGGTTAATTTAGATGCCGACCTCTAAAATATTGAGTTAAGTTATAATTTATGCAAGTCTTCCGTGTAAAAAGTCTTCCACTAAaggattcttcaaagatatgcaTCACTTTTGATagactaaaaattaaaatattcaaagtCTTTACTCTTCAATTGCAATATAGTAATTCTCAATCAAATTAAAAGACATCACATCACGAGAAATCTAAGTCAAATGAACCATTTGAAATTTCTACTAATATATTAACATTAATTGATatgcatatttaaaataattatgaagtgaaaatttaattttaaatttaatagtgatgaaaactagtgaaaattaattaattacaattcttttcaattaattaatagttagACATTAACATTAAAGACGAAAAATAAGTAATTAGCAAAAATCGAAGTTAAAAGTGtgaattttgaaacttagggacaaaattgaaacaaaactcaacaTTGAGGGGTAAAAGTGTAATAGTATGGTACTTAGGttctaaattgaaaccaaattcaaaatttaaagactaaatgtgtaacacGTCTTGAAACCTAagaaccaaatgaaaacaaaaattaaaatcaggGATCAAATGAAAAGAAGAATCAAAATCAAGGACCAAAAAGGTACTTTATCctaataaacttttttttataaaaatctcatattttatatGCAACCtctaaattttactataaattGACAAGTTTGGGGAACATACTTTAGCAATTAATAGTCTTCACCCACAGCATGCAATGAGAGTATCCATGGCTCTGATTTGGTATTTTGCTTCCATCCATCTCATCCTTTTGCTTTCTGTGTCAAAAAATGTTGCCCATCTTGAATTGAATGGATCTGTCAAAGAGAAAATAAGGTGTATGGAGAAGGAAAGAGTAGCACTTTTATCCTTCAAGCAAAAATTGGTGGATGAATATGATATACTCTCTTCTTGGGACACAGATGTCAACAGTGATTGTTGCAATTGGAAAGGTGTTGAATGCAGCAACACTACTACCACTCATCATCATATCATTGGACTTGATCTTCATGCCTCTGATAATTACGAAAGGTGTTTGAAGGGTGAGGTTGGTTCTTCCTTGACTCAATTGTCACACCTTAACTACTTAGATCTTAGCAATAATCTGTTTGATCGAATTGTCTTTGAGGATATTGCTTCTCTTATGGAATTGAATTATCTAAACTTGTCTTATAATAACTTTGCAACTCCCATTCCTCCTCATCTTGGGAACCTTTCCAAATTGTCTATTCTTGATCTTTCATCAAATTATTGGTTAAATCATGACCTTAGATGGCTGATCCCGAATACTTTGTCATCATTAAAATATCTTGACTTGAGTTCAGTAGTCTCTGAAGATGCCAATGATTGGACAATTGCGATTAACAAACTTCCCGTGTTACAAAGTTTGTTTTTAAGCAATTGTGGCCTTCCAACCCCTATTCTATCATCTCATCATTCAAACATCAATTTCTCAAGATTTCTAGTTGAGTTGGACTTCTCTTGgaatcatattaattttaattcctccaaattttattcatggTTGATCAACTTAACTAATCTCGTTTATTTGAATCTTAGATCCAACAATCTACAGGGTTTGAACTataatgattttgaaaatatgactTCACTTGTATTTCTTGATCTAACTTCCACTAGAGTTAATTTTCATTCCCTCAAGTCTTTTGGAAGTCTTTGCAATTTGAATTCATTACActtaaatttcaataatatagGAGGATTGCTATCTGATTTTTTTAAAGCTTTTCCACCATGCCTGCTTCACTCAGTTCAGTCTCTACATCTTGCATCAAATAACTTTAGTGGATTCTTGCCAAATTTTACTATGCTTCCATCTTTAAAAGAAATAGATTTATCATACAACATGTTGCATGGAAGAGTTCCCCAAAATTTGGGACAATTATCAAAATTGGAGGAATTATATCTCAATGACAATTTATTGGAAGGCGAAGTTTGTGAAACTCATTTTGCAAAGGTTACAcatttaaaatatttggatCTATCTAATAatcctaatttgaatttaaacttCAAGTCTAATTGGGTCCCTCCTTTTCAGTTGGAGGAAATCTATTTGAGATCAATCAAGTTGGGTCCAATTTTTCCCAAGTGGTTACCAACTCAGAATTTCTCTTATCTCATTGATATTTCATTTGCTCAAATTTCAGACATCATTCCTCATTGGTTTTGGACCAACTTGTCTGCGAACTTGTACTACATAGATCTTTCTGGGAATAAAATCATGGGTGAAATTCCAGACTTGCCATTGAATTACTTCAAAGGAATACAGACTATTAATTTTGAGTCAAACAAATTTGTGGGGCGAATTCCCGCCTTTCTTTTTCAATCACGATTGCTCAGtctttcaaataataatttttctgACTTAACATGCTTATGCAAAATTGGCATCTCTCCTTTAAAGGAATTGGATCTTTCTAACAACCAATTATCAAGACAACTTCCTAATTGTTGGGACTCCATGGACAACTTAGAGGCATTAAAATTGTCTGATAATTACTTTTCCGGAGACCTTCCACACTCTATGAGTAGCCTCATTCATTTGAATACCTTACTTTTACGCAACAATCAATTCTGTGGAGGGTTTGATTCTTTGTCCAGCTTGTCATCTTTGAAAGCCATTGATGCAAtgaataacaatttatttgGAGCAATACCATCGTGGATTGGATCAAAGTTGCCTAATTTGACTTACCTGAATTTGAAGTCAAATAACTTCTATGGAAATTTGCCTTCAAGTATTTGCAATCTCAAACGGATTCATGTATTGGATATTTCATCCAACAATATATCTGGAAGCATACCAACCTGCATTCATAATTTCCAAGCCTTCAAACAAACATCAGACCCAAGTAATGATTTTGATGTTGACGATAATGGTATGGAGTTCATATTTTGGAAAAGAGAAAGGAGATTACTCGTGTCAGCTGGTTATGAAGGTTTGGTAATGGTGTTGAAAGGTAAAGAGAGACTGATCATAGGAAAAGTATTAAGATTTGAAAGATTTATTGATTTATCTTGCAATCATTTGACCGGAAAAATTCCTGATGAAATCACCGAGCTTGTTGGTTTGATTACTTTGAATCTCTCCAACAATGAATTAACAGGTCCAATTCCTGGTAACATGGGTCAACTTCAATCATTGGACTCTTTGGATTTATCAAGAAATCATTTATACGGTCCAATTCCAGCTACTCTTTCTCAAATATCAAGGTTGTCAGTATTGGATTTGTCATATAATAACCTTTCAGGAAAAATTCCCACAAGCACTCAGCTTCAAAGCTTCCAAAATTCTTCTTATGAAGGAAACCCTTATCTTTGTGGAGATCCGTTGAAAAAGTGCTTTAATGAAATCCCTCGAGAGCCAAATGATATTCATGTTAATGAAAATAAGAATGAAGATAGCTGGTTCGTACTTGGAGAATTTTTTATCAGCATGACATTTGGATATATTGTTGGTTTCTGGGGTATATTTGGCACTTTGTTACTTCATAAGAGATGGAGACATGCGTActtcaaatttctaatgaacACAATCCATTGAAATCAGGtaaatattccttttttttataattaaagccatgtttttttcttaaaaagataTCAAAATGGATGTTGCTTAGTAtttgaaggatttttttttacccTTGTACAGGTACAGGTACCTTGGAGATATCACTATCAATCattgatttgatatatagtgatagaagtctattaccATCTATTACTGAAAATTGGAAATTTCAGGccttcaacattttttttttgtacctTTATTGGGCTTTTTGGATATTTAATAAAGTTGGCTGtatttacaattagttttaagttttgttatttttttcaatattttagcctcattttttatatatatgcaATATGAGCCCTtaataaaaatggaataaatattataattatatatttgaactcAACGTGAATATgcctaaattttatttaatttagatggtagatttataattaaataaaaactcataggggtaaaatagtctaaaaatgattttaaaaaatcctttcttttaatatatatattaacaaattaCTAGAGGGGTAGGGAATAGTAGAGCAACCAAGTATCTCAACTAGGCTCACACACCCTTAGCGTCCTAATCACATCCCAGATCTAAAAGCATTACATTAATCAAAGAGAAGTACAAAACGAGCTAGAGGAGAGCTTAAAGATAAATCCATATACAAGTAAGAGATAGGCTAGAGGAAGCTTTCCCATTTATGTTAAGCATTAAACTCAAATTGTCAAGTTTTTAGACAGTTTTTAGCAGGCATTTGGAAGGtcaaaaaatattcaaattaaatgtatgaCCTATGAATTTTGATTCTCCGGATGTATATTTTCTGATGGTTCAAGTCTCAAGTCATTTGGTATTTTCTATAGAAAGTTATGGCAGTTCGAGTAACGAAGGGTCAAGAATTActgcaacttttgaaattttgtcttaATTATTGTAATCTCTTTCATCTGCTTTTATTAGTGACTTATTGAAGAAATTTAGGAAGACACTTTGTGAGACTATATATAGTGGTATTGTAATCTTTACCAAGACAAGGATGAGAAAGAAATCAATAGAAGATTGAGTATTAGTGTCCATACTTTATTCTTTCTCTCTTCAATAAAAAGCTCCAccactcaatttttttttttttttcaatttggtatcagagctatgTCAAACCATGGGAGCACAATGTTGGGACAAATGCAGTTACCACGAATCACCAAGATAAACTATGACAATTGGAGTATTCAAATGCGTGCCTTGCTTGGTGCTCAAGACGAATGGGAAGTAGTCCAGGAAGGTCTTGAAGAGGAGGCTCCAATTGCAAATATGACAGCAAACCAATTGAGGGCGATAAAAGAGATGTGCATGGAAGACAAAACCACTCTCTATCTCATGATCCAAGTTGTGGATGAGTCAGGTTTTGAGAAAATTGTAGGTGCAAAGACATCGAAGGAAGCGTGGGACATACTGGAGAAGGTTTTCAAGGGTGTTGATCGAGTCAAACAAGTGAGGCTCCAAACTCTTCGAGGTGAATTGGAAACCATGAAAATGAAGGAGTCAGAAAGAGTATCTCACTACATCACCCGGGTCCAAACAGTGGTGAACCAACTTAAACGCAATGGAGAAACTCTTGAAGATGCCAAGGTTGTGGAGAAAATCCTTCGATCATTGACAAATGATTTTAAGAATGTGGTATGTGCTATTGAGGAATCAAAGACCTTGGAAGAAATGACTATTGATGATCTTGCAGGTTCCTTTGAAGCACATgaacaaagaaagaagaaaaagaaacaagaggtcTTGGATGAGGCCTTACAAACAAAGATGACCATGAAAGAAGACAAGGCAATGTATGTGAAACACAACTGAGGAAGAGAACATGGTCGTGGTGGTCGCAGTTTCAATTGCGGCAGAGGTCATGGTCGTGGAAACAACaatgaaaagagagaaaaaatgagCCAACTAAATTGGCATGGACGAGGTTAAGGTCGTGGAAGAGGCGATTGCTCAAATACCCCAAATGTCCAGTGTTACAATAGTAGAAAATATGGACACTACGAAAAGGATTGCTATGCCAAGAAGAATGTGGAAGAAAATGCGAACTTAGTCACAAAAGATGAGAGAAAAGCTGACAGTGTTCTCATGATGGCCCATGAAGGAATCACTCCAGACAGCGACATGGTATGATATCTTGATATCAGTGCAAGTAACCATTTGTGTGGGCACAAACATCTTTTTGTTGATATGCAAGAGATAGAATATGGATATGTGTCTTTTGGAGATGCATCAAAGATTCAAGTCAAAAGTTGaggaaaaatacatttttccCAAAGGAATGAAAAAAAAGGTACTATGGAAGATGTCTACTATGTACCTAACTTGAAGAGTAATATTCTAAGTATGGGCAGTTATTGGAGAAAGGATGTTCGATCTTCATGAAAGATCGAATGTTGCACTTGAATGACAGAAATGATCGAGTGCTCGCACACGTTGAGATGGGGAAGAATTGGATGTTCAAACTCAACATGAAGAATGTACAAGAGAGGTGTTTACAAGCCAGCATGGTGGACAAAGCATTCTTATGGCACTTACGGTTTGGACATTACACTACGACGAACTAAAAGAGTTAGCAAAGAAGGACAAGGTCCATGGGCTACCAAAAGTGGACTATACCAAGAAGTTTTGTGAAGGTTATGTACTTGGCAAACTAGCAAGGGCAactttccaaaagaaaatacaatattGTTCAAAAGGACCTGTTGAGTTGATACACACAGACATGTGTGGCTCAATCACTCCAAAATCTTTCAGTGAGAAAAGGTATTTTAATTacctttattgatgactatACAAGAAAGACTTGGGTTTATTTTTTGAAGGAAAAGTTAGAAgtatttgaagtattcaaaaaGTTCAAGGTGATGATAGAGAAGACAACCAATCTTTACATCAATGCTTTACAGTCAGATAGAGGTGGAGAATACATATCAACCGCTTTCACAAATTATTGTGAGGAACAAggtatcaaaatattttttactataCCATATTCACCTCGGAAAAATGACGttgtagaaaagaaaaatcaaacgATCCTTGATATGGTTCGATCAATGTTGAAGAGTAAAGATGTGCCAAAGGAATTCTTGGCAGAAGCAGTACAATGTGCTATGTATGTGCAAAACCAATGTCCACATACAAAATTGGTGAATCAAACACTGCAAGAGGCTTGGAGTGGTCATAAACCAACCATCTTACACCTTAAAGTGTTTGCTAGTGTGGCCTATGCACAAGAACCAGACCAAAGAAGAACCAAACTCAATTATAAGAGTAAGGAATATGTGTTTATTGGGTATGAATAAAAGACGAAGGCTTATAAATTATTCGATCTAATTGAAAAGAAGTTGATTGTAAGTCGTGACATTCAAGTGAATGAAGAAAGCGCGTGGAACTAGAATAATCAACATGAGGCATTACAAGAAGAGTCATTGAGAATTGCACCAATAAACACTGCAATGACTTCTAAAATATTTGACAAAGTGGAAGAGCTGAGTCAACCTAGGATGCAGAGTCTACAAGATCTATACGACTCAACCAATGAAGTACACCTAGTTTGCTTATTAGCAAACTCAGAGAACATTGCTTTTGAAGAAGCCATAAGAGACAAAAAGTGGAAAGTCGCAATGGATGAAGAGATAGAAGCAATTGAAAGAAACAAAACTTGGGATTTGATGGAATTGTCTGATGGATATAGACCTATTGGTGTAAAATGGGTatacaagaagaagatgaatgccTAAGGTGAGATTTAAAGGTACAAGGCGCGTCAAGTTGCAAAAGGTTACAGAAAAAAAAGCAGGAATCTATTATGACGAAGTTTTTGCTCCAGTTTCAAGAATGGAGACAATTCAACTCCTTTTATCTCTAGCTGCACAATTCAAGTGGGCTATctatcaaatggatgtaaaatcAGCATTTTTAAATggagttcttgaagaagaaATCTATACGGAGAAACCCCCTGGATACATGAAATTtggaaaggaaaataaagtattgAAACTAAAGAAGGCACTCTATGGGTTAAAGCAAGAACCTCGAGCATAAAACACTCAAATTGATACTTActttaagaagaaaaagttcATACAATGCCCACATGAGTATGCATTATacgtaaagaaaaaagaaggtaaTCTACTTATCTTgccctttatgttgatgatcttATTTTCATGGGGAGTAATGAGAACTTGATTGTGGACTTTAAAGATGCTATGACGCGGGATTTTGAAATGACGAACTTAGGATTGATGAAATACTTTCTTGGTCTTGAAATTAGGCAAGAAAACTTTGGAATTTTTGTTTCACAGGAGGCATATACGAAGGccattttgaaaagaaataagATGGAAGAATGTAAGCCTGTAGCAACACCAATGGAGCTTGGCACAAAACTCTCTAGATTTGAGGGAGGAAATCAAGTAAATGCACGTGAATACCATAGTTTGGTAAGGTGTCTACGATAACTCACATGCACAAGACCGAATATTGCATATAATGTTGGTGTAATGAATTGATACATGAAGGATCCAAGGCTCTCGCACTTCAAAGCCATTAAATGAATTCTTCGATACATTCGAGGGATGAAATCACTCGGGCTTCTCTACACAAGGACGAGTGAATACAAGTTGATAGGATACTCTAACAGTGATGGGGCGGAGATATAGATGATAGAAAAATCACTTGAgaatattgttggggttgatgccctaaactctcatagggtcttgtagtttgtaaacacctatatgaacaaacgcttgtgatgtaataatatgagatattttcttcactgttgtctatgaaatatgagatattttatttgctttaccacaaaccaataaactaagatcccttattatcattgtaacttaagcatgtatgcggagatatacaagtggatcatgccttgaatgataaccaaaatggtttgtagtatatagatataggggggaaaccttatcctagtgacattatggatgtgacccactttgtagatagttacaaatgttgtgacatACTACAGATGGtataatcctgatcattcatgtggagacatgcgaacggggtgtcttatacaaaggagtttgtatatgactggaccacgaagtatttagtctcgttatataactgTAAGAGTGTAATAACATGTATCgaaagtaacaaggatcaataagcatttaagttcactaattttggcagaaactaaagcatgctcatctaaacaAGAGGGTTTTAGATCATAACTTTggagaactcttcaagatctcgatCAAACAGATGTAGTCTTCTccaaagatcaccgtgaaccacctcaagatattcaccactatcctcttggagctttagactgagttgtgggactcaagaacagcttgaagcaaTGTAAAACGCAAGGAAAAGCTCACCACAACACTCACTCGAAGAATACTTCTTTAGCTGaaattttctcttaaatttTTGTAGAATGCATTTTTCCAAATCACTctattcttctttatttattgcaggtgaacatgcaaagaagaaatgTGCAtagcttgcagctcatgcttggagttaatgaagaagaggaagtgggttttgtgtgagcataaagaagatgataatggaaaactATGAAAATCCATTTTGTgcatgttttccaatttttcaatttatcttaaaatcaaaattttgattttttgattttaaaactagaaaattaatttcataaattaatttaatatcaaatactaaattatttttttgcaCAAAactatcttcatatatttaaatcatatttaaatatatattctcctattccttttaattttaatttgaatgttgcaaattaatttctcaagatACTCTAAAacttaaccatttacgagctagtcaAGGGACCTCGtaaacctatagatcatgggctccaatgatccgagattaatcggttaaactcattagaccgatctaacccacattctttaactaatgggacacttcactatagcccatagttgaactcccatcactgtagatatattatgtccactttataaccataaccagtaaatcgatccttcacaagttgttcgtaatcacagctaggtcaaaataaccgttttacccctatgaatacattttgctccttaagttcccactaaccctctattgaacaattctgattcataatccctatgaatcaaatccttccTCTATCATGAGAAAGTGAGGTCCAGATTGTTCAAAAcctgaaatcagtacttaatagaacaacctatctgctaaccctaaatcgagtaggagcaaattccatcttgtaaggTTATGTCCCCAgatattcatccggtcttatccctaaaatgggaggcttattgagtagtgttgttggactactctcaccatttgcagatcaaaagataatcccgaacaaacagaagttcatagctagctcaggattaagatcgagttaacttagattatttaataaatta
This window contains:
- the LOC120070273 gene encoding uncharacterized protein LOC120070273 isoform X5 gives rise to the protein MSNHGSTMLGQMQLPRITKINYDNWSIQMRALLGAQDEWEVVQEGLEEEAPIANMTANQLRAIKEMCMEDKTTLYLMIQVVDESGFEKIVGAKTSKEAWDILEKVFKGVDRVKQVRLQTLRGELETMKMKESERVSHYITRVQTVVNQLKRNGETLEDAKVPLKHMNKERRKRNKRSWMRPYKQR
- the LOC120070273 gene encoding receptor-like protein EIX1 isoform X2 — encoded protein: MRVSMALIWYFASIHLILLLSVSKNVAHLELNGSVKEKIRCMEKERVALLSFKQKLVDEYDILSSWDTDVNSDCCNWKGVECSNTTTTHHHIIGLDLHASDNYERCLKDIIPHWFWTNLSANLYYIDLSGNKIMGEIPDLPLNYFKGIQTINFESNKFVGRIPAFLFQSRLLSLSNNNFSDLTCLCKIGISPLKELDLSNNQLSRQLPNCWDSMDNLEALKLSDNYFSGDLPHSMSSLIHLNTLLLRNNQFCGGFDSLSSLSSLKAIDAMNNNLFGAIPSWIGSKLPNLTYLNLKSNNFYGNLPSSICNLKRIHVLDISSNNISGSIPTCIHNFQAFKQTSDPSNDFDVDDNGMEFIFWKRERRLLVSAGYEGLVMVLKGKERLIIGKVLRFERFIDLSCNHLTGKIPDEITELVGLITLNLSNNELTGPIPGNMGQLQSLDSLDLSRNHLYGPIPATLSQISRLSVLDLSYNNLSGKIPTSTQLQSFQNSSYEGNPYLCGDPLKKCFNEIPREPNDIHVNENKNEDSWFVLGEFFISMTFGYIVGFWGIFGTLLLHKRWRHAYFKFLMNTIH
- the LOC120070273 gene encoding receptor-like protein EIX2 isoform X1; protein product: MRVSMALIWYFASIHLILLLSVSKNVAHLELNGSVKEKIRCMEKERVALLSFKQKLVDEYDILSSWDTDVNSDCCNWKGVECSNTTTTHHHIIGLDLHASDNYERCLKGEVGSSLTQLSHLNYLDLSNNLFDRIVFEDIASLMELNYLNLSYNNFATPIPPHLGNLSKLSILDLSSNYWLNHDLRWLIPNTLSSLKYLDLSSVVSEDANDWTIAINKLPVLQSLFLSNCGLPTPILSSHHSNINFSRFLVELDFSWNHINFNSSKFYSWLINLTNLVYLNLRSNNLQGLNYNDFENMTSLVFLDLTSTRVNFHSLKSFGSLCNLNSLHLNFNNIGGLLSDFFKAFPPCLLHSVQSLHLASNNFSGFLPNFTMLPSLKEIDLSYNMLHGRVPQNLGQLSKLEELYLNDNLLEGEVCETHFAKVTHLKYLDLSNNPNLNLNFKSNWVPPFQLEEIYLRSIKLGPIFPKWLPTQNFSYLIDISFAQISDIIPHWFWTNLSANLYYIDLSGNKIMGEIPDLPLNYFKGIQTINFESNKFVGRIPAFLFQSRLLSLSNNNFSDLTCLCKIGISPLKELDLSNNQLSRQLPNCWDSMDNLEALKLSDNYFSGDLPHSMSSLIHLNTLLLRNNQFCGGFDSLSSLSSLKAIDAMNNNLFGAIPSWIGSKLPNLTYLNLKSNNFYGNLPSSICNLKRIHVLDISSNNISGSIPTCIHNFQAFKQTSDPSNDFDVDDNGMEFIFWKRERRLLVSAGYEGLVMVLKGKERLIIGKVLRFERFIDLSCNHLTGKIPDEITELVGLITLNLSNNELTGPIPGNMGQLQSLDSLDLSRNHLYGPIPATLSQISRLSVLDLSYNNLSGKIPTSTQLQSFQNSSYEGNPYLCGDPLKKCFNEIPREPNDIHVNENKNEDSWFVLGEFFISMTFGYIVGFWGIFGTLLLHKRWRHAYFKFLMNTIH
- the LOC120070273 gene encoding uncharacterized protein LOC120070273 isoform X4 — its product is MSNHGSTMLGQMQLPRITKINYDNWSIQMRALLGAQDEWEVVQEGLEEEAPIANMTANQLRAIKEMCMEDKTTLYLMIQVVDESGFEKIVGAKTSKEAWDILEKVFKGVDRVKQVRLQTLRGELETMKMKESERVSHYITRVQTVVNQLKRNGETLEDAKVVEKILRSLTNDFKNVVCAIEESKTLEEMTIDDLAGSFEAHEQRKKKKKQEVLDEALQTKMTMKEDKAMYVKHN
- the LOC120070273 gene encoding receptor-like protein EIX1 isoform X3, which translates into the protein MGEIPDLPLNYFKGIQTINFESNKFVGRIPAFLFQSRLLSLSNNNFSDLTCLCKIGISPLKELDLSNNQLSRQLPNCWDSMDNLEALKLSDNYFSGDLPHSMSSLIHLNTLLLRNNQFCGGFDSLSSLSSLKAIDAMNNNLFGAIPSWIGSKLPNLTYLNLKSNNFYGNLPSSICNLKRIHVLDISSNNISGSIPTCIHNFQAFKQTSDPSNDFDVDDNGMEFIFWKRERRLLVSAGYEGLVMVLKGKERLIIGKVLRFERFIDLSCNHLTGKIPDEITELVGLITLNLSNNELTGPIPGNMGQLQSLDSLDLSRNHLYGPIPATLSQISRLSVLDLSYNNLSGKIPTSTQLQSFQNSSYEGNPYLCGDPLKKCFNEIPREPNDIHVNENKNEDSWFVLGEFFISMTFGYIVGFWGIFGTLLLHKRWRHAYFKFLMNTIH